One window of Trueperaceae bacterium genomic DNA carries:
- a CDS encoding ABC transporter permease — translation MRRARLGLLLLGLIALATIVGPGLMPYDPVEPDYRALYAPPSLEHPLGTDGLGRDVLTRALAGGRVSLAVATGGTLLALVSGLMLGVFAAQAGGALETSLVRLFDAVLAFPGFLLVLLAVVALGGGALQTILALGLAGSPLYFRLSRAYAHKGLVAEYVVAGEALGATRQRLLVKYVVPNFLGPLLVQGGSTVATFLLVEASLSYLGLGVPLPTPSWGNVLQDARSFLTRQPWAALGPGIFLALAALSLQMISDGLRDGFDKSGR, via the coding sequence GTGAGACGAGCGCGCCTGGGCCTCCTGCTTCTCGGGTTGATCGCCCTGGCCACCATCGTTGGGCCCGGCCTGATGCCCTACGATCCGGTCGAACCCGATTACCGCGCTCTTTACGCCCCACCCTCCCTGGAACACCCGTTGGGAACGGACGGACTGGGCCGCGACGTGCTCACGCGCGCCTTGGCGGGGGGCCGAGTGTCGCTGGCGGTCGCGACCGGCGGAACCCTCCTTGCGCTCGTATCGGGCCTGATGCTCGGCGTCTTCGCAGCCCAGGCTGGAGGTGCCTTGGAGACGTCGCTGGTGCGGCTCTTCGACGCCGTGCTCGCTTTCCCTGGCTTCCTCCTGGTCCTGTTGGCCGTCGTAGCGCTGGGCGGTGGGGCTCTGCAGACCATCCTCGCGCTCGGCCTCGCCGGGTCCCCCCTCTACTTCAGACTGTCGCGCGCCTACGCTCACAAGGGTCTGGTTGCCGAGTATGTGGTGGCGGGAGAGGCGCTCGGGGCGACCCGCCAACGGCTCCTCGTCAAGTACGTGGTGCCGAACTTCCTGGGACCACTGCTGGTGCAGGGTGGGAGCACGGTCGCCACCTTCCTGCTGGTGGAGGCCTCGCTCAGCTACCTCGGACTGGGGGTGCCGCTTCCTACGCCAAGCTGGGGGAACGTCCTCCAGGACGCTCGATCGTTTCTCACCCGGCAGCCGTGGGCGGCGTTGGGACCCGGCATCTTCCTTGCCCTGGCCGCACTGAGCCTGCAGATGATCTCCGACGGCTTGCGCGACGGCTTCGACAAGAGCGGTCGCTGA
- a CDS encoding TIGR00282 family metallophosphoesterase produces MKILFIGDIVGASGLEFLEEHLPHLRARYAPDFIVANAENLSITGTNPVSGCGMASEDINRLFGTGVDLVTGGNHSWDGPAAEAVHCDPRVLRPLNYGPRAPGRGAAVLEKNGSRLGVVNLASRTALAYVDQPHDVLERQLDDWNGDTDAVLVDFHGESVSEKQIFAWSFAGRVAAVVGTHTHVATLDSRVLPGGTAFVTDVGMTGPSGGMQGYDPELFLDVIRTRLPSRKAGKLASGPVELGAVLIQLDGGKATAIDRIRTPKGELA; encoded by the coding sequence GTGAAGATCCTTTTCATCGGAGATATCGTCGGTGCGAGCGGACTCGAGTTCCTCGAGGAGCATCTCCCGCACCTGCGTGCCCGCTACGCCCCCGATTTCATCGTCGCGAACGCGGAGAATCTCTCCATCACAGGCACGAACCCCGTCTCCGGATGCGGAATGGCGAGCGAGGACATCAACCGCCTCTTCGGAACCGGAGTAGACCTCGTCACCGGCGGGAATCACTCCTGGGACGGTCCTGCGGCCGAGGCCGTCCACTGCGACCCGCGGGTGCTGCGCCCGCTCAACTATGGACCCAGGGCTCCCGGCAGAGGAGCGGCCGTCCTCGAGAAGAACGGATCGCGGCTGGGCGTGGTGAACCTCGCGAGCAGGACCGCCCTCGCTTACGTCGATCAACCTCACGACGTCCTCGAACGCCAGCTCGACGACTGGAACGGCGACACCGACGCCGTGTTGGTCGACTTCCATGGTGAGTCGGTCAGCGAGAAGCAGATCTTCGCCTGGTCGTTCGCCGGCCGCGTCGCGGCAGTAGTGGGCACCCATACTCACGTGGCGACCCTCGACAGTCGTGTCCTGCCGGGCGGGACCGCCTTCGTTACGGACGTCGGGATGACCGGTCCCAGCGGGGGCATGCAGGGGTACGATCCTGAACTCTTCCTGGATGTCATCAGGACTCGGTTGCCCAGCCGGAAGGCGGGGAAACTGGCGAGCGGACCGGTCGAACTGGGAGCGGTACTGATTCAGCTCGATGGCGGCAAGGCAACTGCGATCGATAGGATTCGCACACCGAAAGGGGAATTGGCATGA
- a CDS encoding ABC transporter permease, translating to MLGYLTQQTISFVITLFLVLTLVFFGVRALPGDPATIRGGLDASQEEIQLIRKSLGLAGPLVQQFGDYWASLARGDLGRSIREQRGVSRILSERLPVTLRLASMAFALSLVVGVGLGVVAAFRQNGAGDRLILGYTTVGLALPEFWLGFLLILLFAVELRWFPLIGYSADPTFGSFLYYLFLPALTLAIPRAAQLARLSRALLLEERRSDYVRTARSKGVRSLALVRHVAANALPGLLPLLALELGGLLTGTIVVEQVFGLPGLGLTILGAISARDYPVVQGITVLAVVIYMAINWLADLGQLIADPRLRYQ from the coding sequence ATGCTGGGCTACCTCACGCAACAGACGATCAGCTTCGTCATCACACTCTTCCTGGTCCTGACTCTGGTGTTCTTCGGGGTGCGCGCGCTGCCCGGCGATCCCGCCACCATCCGAGGCGGGCTCGACGCCTCCCAGGAGGAGATCCAGCTCATCCGCAAGTCGCTTGGTCTGGCAGGCCCGCTCGTGCAGCAGTTCGGCGACTACTGGGCGTCGCTCGCCCGAGGCGATCTGGGTCGGTCGATCCGTGAGCAGAGAGGGGTGAGCCGGATCCTCAGCGAACGCCTGCCCGTCACCCTCAGGCTCGCAAGCATGGCGTTCGCTCTCTCGCTCGTCGTCGGTGTGGGCCTGGGAGTGGTGGCCGCCTTCAGGCAGAACGGCGCGGGTGACCGGCTCATACTCGGCTACACAACCGTGGGGCTGGCGCTGCCCGAGTTCTGGCTCGGCTTCCTGCTGATCCTCCTCTTCGCCGTGGAACTGCGCTGGTTCCCGCTCATCGGCTACTCGGCCGATCCCACGTTCGGCAGCTTCCTCTACTACCTCTTCCTGCCGGCGCTGACACTCGCCATCCCCCGGGCAGCGCAACTCGCCCGTCTGTCCCGCGCCCTGCTCCTCGAGGAGCGACGCTCCGACTACGTGCGGACGGCACGCAGCAAAGGGGTGAGGTCCCTGGCGCTCGTCCGCCACGTGGCAGCGAACGCCCTGCCGGGGCTGCTCCCGCTGCTCGCCCTGGAGCTCGGCGGCCTCCTCACCGGAACCATCGTCGTCGAGCAGGTGTTCGGACTACCCGGACTGGGGCTCACCATCCTCGGCGCCATCTCGGCCCGCGACTACCCCGTAGTCCAGGGGATAACCGTGCTCGCCGTGGTCATCTACATGGCCATCAACTGGTTGGCCGACCTGGGCCAACTCATCGCAGACCCCAGGCTCCGGTACCAGTGA
- a CDS encoding ATP-binding protein, translating into MDRDVEGQQRTGAGISEWRGGNAERPDLLEIYRQVLTECDMAFFRCRVLLDDEGRPVDYLFLETNPRFEEFTGLANADGKTGLELVPDLESHWIELYGRVALTGGPVRLQEGSAAVDRWWEVHAFRVGEPEDLEVAAFFRDLTESHKAEKEKRELARALETERARLMRVFDKAPAAIATLSGPEHRFEMANPIYRQLVGHRELLGKTAREAFPELADEGFFELLDNVYASGEAYVGRGIRVPLQPEPDAEPVERYLDFVYTPLFGPNEEVTGIFAHAVDVTEHKLALKELARAHDETERRVEERTRRLSSLNAELMRLNDELESFTYSVSHDLRAPLRGIDGFTQVLQEDYGHQLDETALSYLERVRAGASRIGSIIDSLLSLSRLQRSELKRVPLNLTRKARETIERLRQEEPDRVVDVRIEPGVTASGDSDMLRVVLENLLGNAWKFTRKAHEPTIEFGVEEVDGQHRYFVRDTGAGFEGQFAHKLFLPFQRLHAQHEFEGTGIGLATVQRVIERHGGKIWAEGEPGKGAAFYFTLGDD; encoded by the coding sequence GTGGACAGAGACGTCGAGGGGCAACAGCGAACGGGAGCGGGTATCTCCGAGTGGCGGGGGGGCAATGCCGAACGGCCGGACCTGCTGGAGATCTACCGGCAGGTACTGACCGAGTGCGATATGGCTTTCTTCAGGTGTCGGGTCCTGCTTGACGACGAGGGGAGGCCGGTCGACTACCTTTTCCTGGAGACGAATCCGCGCTTCGAGGAGTTCACGGGACTCGCGAACGCCGACGGGAAGACGGGCCTGGAGCTGGTACCCGACCTCGAGTCGCACTGGATCGAGCTATACGGTCGTGTGGCACTCACCGGTGGACCGGTGCGCTTGCAGGAGGGGTCGGCCGCTGTCGATCGTTGGTGGGAGGTGCACGCGTTCCGGGTCGGCGAGCCGGAGGACCTGGAGGTAGCCGCCTTCTTCAGGGACCTCACCGAGAGCCACAAGGCCGAGAAGGAGAAGCGGGAACTCGCCCGGGCGCTGGAGACCGAGAGAGCCCGACTGATGCGGGTCTTCGATAAGGCGCCGGCCGCGATTGCCACACTGAGTGGGCCGGAGCACCGCTTCGAGATGGCCAACCCGATCTACCGACAGCTGGTGGGCCACCGCGAGCTGCTGGGCAAGACGGCGCGAGAGGCGTTCCCCGAACTTGCGGACGAGGGGTTCTTCGAACTACTCGACAACGTCTACGCGAGCGGGGAGGCGTATGTGGGCCGAGGGATCCGGGTGCCGCTCCAGCCGGAGCCGGACGCTGAACCGGTCGAACGGTATCTCGACTTCGTATACACGCCCCTCTTCGGACCGAACGAGGAGGTAACGGGCATCTTCGCTCATGCCGTGGACGTCACCGAGCACAAGTTGGCTCTGAAAGAGCTGGCCCGGGCGCACGACGAGACCGAAAGGCGGGTCGAGGAGCGCACGAGAAGACTCAGCTCGCTCAATGCCGAACTGATGCGGCTCAACGACGAGTTGGAGTCGTTCACCTACAGCGTTTCGCACGATTTGCGGGCGCCACTCAGGGGTATTGACGGGTTCACTCAGGTGTTGCAGGAGGACTACGGTCACCAGCTCGACGAGACCGCCCTCAGCTACCTCGAACGGGTTCGAGCCGGCGCTTCCCGTATCGGCAGCATCATCGACTCGTTGCTCAGCCTCTCCCGCTTGCAACGTTCAGAACTGAAGCGAGTACCGCTCAACCTCACCCGCAAGGCCAGAGAAACCATCGAACGGCTCCGCCAGGAGGAGCCCGACCGGGTGGTGGATGTTCGGATCGAACCGGGAGTGACGGCCTCGGGTGACTCTGACATGCTCCGTGTCGTCCTCGAGAACCTGCTGGGTAACGCCTGGAAGTTCACCCGCAAGGCTCACGAACCGACGATCGAGTTCGGGGTCGAGGAGGTCGATGGCCAACACCGCTACTTCGTGCGCGACACCGGCGCCGGCTTCGAAGGCCAGTTCGCCCACAAACTGTTCCTGCCGTTCCAGCGGCTCCATGCGCAGCACGAGTTCGAGGGGACCGGCATCGGTCTGGCGACCGTACAGCGGGTGATCGAACGCCACGGCGGCAAGATCTGGGCAGAGGGCGAACCGGGGAAAGGGGCTGCCTTCTACTTCACGCTAGGCGACGACTGA
- a CDS encoding ABC transporter substrate-binding protein, with protein MKRPVGLLLSLLVSAALCGVGLAQELTLAAAAQPETLDPQVTAATSSFQSTKSLYDTLVEVAPDGEIVAALAESWEVAEDGSTVTFHLTDATFHDGTSFDSADVKASIERIADPATGSPKASEFATISEIETPDENTVVLHLSEPTPALLATLASGWGAMLPSEKVASGHDFGNMPVGTGPFVLDEWVRDSFLRLDRFEDYYKGPVGLETVTIRFVPDSAVQLQGLITGEFDVIDTVASADYGTVESNPDLELVREPSGLVLVGTINNRREYLDDPQVRQALNYAVDKQVVLDVAYGGGEPVGTFMEVGSPWLPDSIGHFAYDPERAEEMLAEAGVPEEFTLDIVLPQPYPTHITAGQIVQDMLGDVGIESEIRIVEWGVWLAEVYGGQHDFDITVIGHTGKLDPTGRLDGYGDPDNNYAGYDNEEVVELLDRAASTSDVEERRELYAQVLTLMHEEAPFIYFGTPFRTYAARANVSGFWITPLLDTFDFRDVRID; from the coding sequence ATGAAAAGACCCGTCGGACTCCTCCTCTCGCTCCTCGTCTCGGCCGCACTCTGCGGCGTGGGTCTGGCTCAGGAACTCACCCTGGCCGCAGCGGCTCAACCCGAAACGCTCGATCCACAGGTCACGGCCGCCACTTCATCGTTCCAGTCCACGAAGTCGCTCTACGACACGCTCGTCGAGGTAGCCCCCGACGGGGAGATCGTAGCCGCCCTGGCCGAGTCGTGGGAAGTCGCCGAGGATGGATCTACAGTGACCTTCCACCTCACCGACGCGACCTTTCACGATGGCACGAGCTTCGACAGTGCGGACGTGAAGGCCAGTATCGAACGGATCGCCGACCCGGCTACGGGCTCTCCCAAGGCCAGCGAGTTCGCCACCATCAGCGAGATCGAGACTCCGGACGAGAACACCGTGGTGCTCCACCTCTCCGAGCCCACGCCCGCTCTTCTCGCCACCCTCGCCTCCGGCTGGGGCGCGATGCTCCCCTCCGAGAAGGTCGCGAGTGGGCACGACTTCGGCAACATGCCGGTGGGCACGGGTCCGTTCGTTCTGGACGAGTGGGTGCGTGACAGCTTCCTCCGACTCGATCGTTTCGAGGATTACTACAAGGGGCCGGTCGGCCTCGAAACCGTCACTATCCGTTTCGTTCCCGACAGCGCTGTCCAGCTCCAGGGGCTCATCACCGGCGAGTTCGATGTCATCGACACCGTTGCCTCGGCCGACTACGGAACCGTCGAGTCGAACCCCGACCTGGAACTGGTGAGGGAGCCTTCCGGCCTCGTCCTCGTAGGCACGATCAACAACCGGCGCGAGTACCTCGACGATCCCCAGGTTCGTCAGGCGCTCAACTACGCGGTCGACAAGCAGGTCGTGCTCGACGTCGCGTACGGTGGCGGCGAGCCGGTCGGTACCTTCATGGAGGTTGGAAGCCCCTGGCTCCCCGACTCGATCGGCCACTTCGCCTACGATCCCGAGCGGGCCGAGGAGATGCTGGCGGAAGCCGGCGTGCCTGAGGAGTTCACGCTCGATATCGTGTTGCCGCAGCCCTACCCGACCCACATAACCGCCGGGCAGATAGTACAGGACATGTTGGGTGACGTAGGGATCGAGAGCGAGATCAGGATCGTCGAATGGGGCGTCTGGTTGGCCGAGGTCTACGGCGGGCAGCACGACTTCGACATCACCGTCATCGGCCATACCGGGAAGCTCGACCCCACCGGCAGGCTCGACGGGTACGGCGACCCCGACAACAACTACGCCGGTTACGACAACGAGGAAGTAGTGGAGCTGCTGGACAGGGCGGCCAGCACCTCCGACGTCGAGGAGCGCCGAGAGCTCTACGCTCAGGTGCTCACCCTGATGCACGAGGAGGCGCCGTTCATATACTTCGGCACGCCTTTCCGTACCTATGCCGCTCGAGCCAACGTTTCGGGGTTCTGGATCACCCCCCTCCTGGACACCTTCGATTTCCGGGATGTGAGAATCGACTGA
- a CDS encoding four-helix bundle copper-binding protein: MRHTADILASHPNGRNELEAVQASIEACFDCAQACTSCADACLGEENVQAMVRCIRQNLDCADVCQATGRLASRQTETSDELLRAQLQACVTACRVCAAECEKHSAMEHCRVCARACRNCEEACQALLQVPEA, encoded by the coding sequence ATGCGGCATACGGCGGATATCTTGGCTAGCCACCCCAATGGAAGGAACGAGCTCGAGGCGGTGCAGGCCTCCATCGAAGCCTGCTTCGACTGCGCCCAGGCCTGCACCTCCTGCGCGGACGCCTGCCTGGGAGAGGAGAACGTGCAGGCGATGGTCAGGTGCATCCGGCAGAACCTAGACTGCGCCGATGTGTGCCAGGCAACGGGCAGGCTCGCGTCGCGGCAGACGGAGACGAGCGACGAACTGCTACGGGCTCAGTTGCAGGCTTGCGTCACGGCGTGCCGCGTCTGCGCGGCCGAGTGCGAGAAACACTCGGCGATGGAGCACTGCCGGGTTTGCGCTCGTGCCTGCCGCAACTGCGAGGAGGCGTGCCAGGCTCTCCTCCAGGTGCCCGAAGCTTGA
- a CDS encoding NAD-dependent malic enzyme, giving the protein MKQFHRRVDPDGNPYLETDLPGLVLTRLPLLNKGTAFSEEERQEFSLSGLFPAHVSTLDEQVERAYGNFRDSHTDLGRHIFLRMLQDRNEILFYALLERHLEEMLPIIYTPTVALAVQQFSRIYRFPRGLVVSTRNIDRIDQLLGHLPIPDVRLLVATDSEGILGIGDQGFGGMAICIGKLSIYTAAAGIDPATTLPVELDVGTNRQDLLDDPLYLGVRHERLTGQAYDDFVGRFVEALRRRFPHALLQWEDFSKQKAFDVLDRYKAVLPSFNDDIEGTGAVVLAGLLAAGRRSQQPLSRQVVLIHGAGAGGIGVARQIAAGMRREGLDEREARERIFVIDSKGLIMTDRPGLEPYKLEFAHEPARVAGWRVDGRIPTLLETVVEGKVTVLVGLSGQRGAFDREVVTAVDRNTPYPVVFALSNPTANSEAVPEDVYEWTAGRAVVATGSPFPEVLYGGSRHPIGQGNNAFIFPGLGLAALLGAVRRVTQGMITAAALALSEYVDAGRLSQGAVYPRIDKLASASKRVATAVLEAAREEGVVERELPAGGLEEFVESHLWRPRYLPIRRRPNG; this is encoded by the coding sequence ATGAAGCAGTTCCACCGCCGCGTCGATCCCGACGGCAACCCCTACCTCGAAACCGATCTTCCGGGTCTGGTGCTCACCCGTCTCCCCCTGCTCAACAAGGGCACCGCGTTCAGCGAGGAGGAGCGGCAGGAGTTCAGCCTCTCCGGCCTCTTCCCGGCGCACGTGTCCACCCTCGATGAGCAGGTCGAGCGTGCATACGGCAACTTCCGTGATTCCCATACCGACCTGGGGCGCCACATCTTCCTGAGGATGCTGCAGGACCGGAACGAGATCCTCTTCTACGCTCTCCTCGAACGGCACCTCGAGGAGATGCTGCCGATCATCTACACACCAACGGTGGCGCTCGCGGTCCAGCAGTTCAGCCGCATCTACCGTTTCCCTCGCGGCCTGGTGGTGAGCACGAGGAACATAGACCGCATCGACCAGTTGCTAGGGCACCTCCCGATCCCCGACGTCCGCTTGCTCGTGGCCACGGATTCCGAGGGGATCCTGGGCATCGGTGATCAGGGCTTCGGCGGGATGGCTATCTGCATCGGCAAACTGTCGATCTACACGGCCGCCGCTGGGATCGATCCGGCGACGACGCTGCCCGTCGAACTGGACGTGGGGACGAACCGCCAGGACCTCCTCGACGACCCGCTCTACCTGGGTGTGAGGCACGAACGGCTTACGGGTCAGGCCTACGACGATTTCGTTGGACGTTTCGTCGAGGCGCTGCGGCGTCGCTTCCCGCACGCCCTGCTGCAATGGGAGGACTTCAGCAAGCAGAAGGCGTTCGACGTCCTCGACCGCTACAAGGCGGTCCTTCCCTCCTTCAACGACGATATCGAAGGAACCGGCGCGGTCGTGCTCGCCGGTCTCCTTGCGGCCGGCCGGAGGAGCCAGCAACCGCTGTCTCGCCAGGTGGTGTTGATCCACGGCGCCGGTGCGGGCGGTATCGGGGTCGCCAGACAGATTGCAGCGGGCATGCGGCGCGAGGGCCTCGACGAGAGAGAGGCCCGTGAGAGGATATTCGTCATCGATTCGAAGGGCCTGATCATGACCGATCGCCCGGGCCTCGAGCCTTACAAGCTCGAGTTCGCCCACGAACCCGCGAGGGTGGCGGGCTGGCGGGTGGATGGAAGGATACCGACCCTGCTGGAGACCGTAGTCGAGGGCAAGGTGACGGTCCTCGTGGGCCTTTCCGGCCAACGAGGCGCCTTCGACCGCGAGGTCGTGACGGCGGTCGATCGCAACACGCCCTACCCGGTCGTGTTCGCCCTGTCGAATCCCACCGCCAACAGCGAAGCGGTACCGGAAGACGTCTACGAGTGGACCGCCGGGCGGGCCGTAGTCGCCACTGGCAGCCCTTTCCCCGAGGTCCTCTACGGCGGTAGCCGGCACCCTATCGGACAGGGCAATAACGCCTTCATCTTCCCGGGCCTGGGCCTGGCGGCGCTCCTGGGCGCGGTGCGAAGGGTGACCCAGGGGATGATCACCGCGGCAGCGCTCGCACTGTCCGAGTACGTCGACGCGGGCAGGTTGAGCCAGGGCGCCGTCTACCCGCGGATCGACAAGCTGGCGAGCGCCAGCAAGCGGGTGGCCACGGCTGTCCTCGAGGCCGCCAGGGAGGAGGGCGTCGTCGAACGGGAGCTGCCGGCAGGGGGTCTGGAGGAGTTCGTCGAGTCCCATCTGTGGCGCCCCCGCTACCTCCCTATCCGCCGCCGCCCCAACGGTTGA